The genomic interval ATAAGAGGTTGCTGCTTTATAATGTTTTGAGCACGTTTGTCTTTGATAACTCACATCAGAAGATTTTGATACAATTTCACAACTTTTTTGGTGTTTGCTATTATATTATTCTTTACATCCGTATTTCTGATGCTGTAGATGATGGGATTCAACATTGGAGTGACCACCGTATAGAGAACAGATGCAATCTTGTCGCTTTCTACAGAGTTGGAAGATGGAGGATGAAGATAGATGGACATAATGGTTCCATAATAAAGGCTGACAACAGCGAGGTGGGAGACACATGTAGAAAAAACGGCATGTCTTCCTCGTGAGGAATGGATTCTCAAAATGGTGGAGATGATGTACACGTAGGAAACCAATGTCAATAGAAAAGAACTTAAAACTATGAGACTGGCTGCTACATACATTGCTATTTCATTAAGCCAAGGATCTATGCAGGACAGTGACAAGAGGGGAGGCACTTCACAAAAGAAATGGTTGACATGATGAGTCCTACAGAAGGGAAGTCTCCAAGTAATTGGAATTTGTATAGAAGAGTTTGTGAAACCTACAATCCATGGTATTATTGCTAAGATGATGCAAAACCTCATGTTCATAATACTGCTGTAGTGCAATGGTCTACAAATGGCTACAAACCTATCATAAGCCATAATGGCGAGTAAGGAACATTCGGCTCCACCAAGCCCTAAATAAAAGAACATCTGGAAAGCACAAGCCCCTACTGAAATACTCTTGTCTATGGATAAAGTATTTTTGAGGAGTAGAGGAGCTACAGTGGTAGAAAAACAGATGTCAAAGAAAGAAAGATTACACAGGAAGAAGTACATAGGAGTAT from Leptodactylus fuscus isolate aLepFus1 chromosome 7, aLepFus1.hap2, whole genome shotgun sequence carries:
- the LOC142213021 gene encoding olfactory receptor 5AR1-like; its protein translation is MENVNQTLPSWFYLLGLSTSPHIQIIGFILFLIIYIVTLTGNCLLLITVRTSPTLHTPMYFFLCNLSFFDICFSTTVAPLLLKNTLSIDKSISVGACAFQMFFYLGLGGAECSLLAIMAYDRFVAICRPLHYSSIMNMRFCIILAIIPWIVGFTNSSIQIPITWRLPFCRTHHVNHFFCEVPPLLSLSCIDPWLNEIAMYVAASLIVLSSFLLTLVSYVYIISTILRIHSSRGRHAVFSTCVSHLAVVSLYYGTIMSIYLHPPSSNSVESDKIASVLYTVVTPMLNPIIYSIRNTDVKNNIIANTKKVVKLYQNLLM